A window of the Cystobacter fuscus genome harbors these coding sequences:
- a CDS encoding aspartate kinase, translating to MALIVQKYGGTSVGDTERMKNVARRCIAAQAAGHDVVVVVSAMSGETNRLLKLVSQITDRPNEREQDVVVATGEQVSIGLVALAIQAQGAQATSFLGHQVQIVTDSTFAKARIKRIEAERIVDALKQKHIVVVAGFQGQDEQGNVTTLGRGGSDTTAVALAAALKADACEIYTDVDGVYTTDPNVCPAARKLERISYEEMLELASLGAKVLQIRSVEFAMKYKVPLWVKSSFSDDPGTLVCEEDKSMENVVVSGIAYEKNEAKLAISGVPDMPGVAAKIFGTLDAQNIVVDLIVQTASRDGKTDVSFTVGKTDLVKAREAVEQVAREIKAGGVETDSDVAKISIVGVGMRNHSGVAAKMFQVLSQEGINIQVISTSEIKVSCLVQSKYTELAVRALHTAFGLDKPTTVG from the coding sequence GTGGCCTTGATCGTCCAGAAGTACGGCGGCACGTCCGTCGGCGACACAGAGCGAATGAAGAACGTGGCCCGCCGCTGCATCGCTGCCCAGGCGGCCGGGCACGACGTGGTGGTGGTGGTGTCCGCCATGTCGGGAGAGACGAACCGGTTGCTCAAGCTCGTCTCCCAGATCACCGACCGGCCCAACGAGCGCGAGCAGGACGTGGTCGTCGCCACCGGAGAGCAGGTCTCCATCGGGCTCGTGGCGCTGGCCATCCAGGCCCAGGGCGCCCAGGCGACCAGCTTCCTGGGCCATCAGGTGCAGATCGTCACCGACAGCACCTTCGCCAAGGCGCGCATCAAACGCATCGAGGCGGAGCGCATCGTCGATGCGCTCAAGCAGAAGCACATCGTCGTGGTGGCCGGCTTCCAGGGCCAGGACGAGCAGGGCAACGTCACCACCCTGGGACGTGGCGGCTCGGACACCACGGCGGTGGCGCTGGCCGCAGCGCTCAAGGCGGACGCGTGTGAGATCTACACGGACGTGGATGGGGTCTACACGACGGATCCCAACGTGTGCCCCGCGGCGCGCAAGCTCGAGCGCATCTCCTACGAGGAAATGCTGGAGCTGGCGAGCCTGGGCGCCAAGGTGTTGCAGATCCGCTCGGTCGAGTTCGCGATGAAGTACAAGGTGCCGCTCTGGGTGAAGTCGTCCTTCTCGGACGATCCCGGCACGCTGGTGTGTGAGGAGGACAAGTCGATGGAGAACGTGGTTGTCAGCGGCATCGCCTACGAGAAGAACGAGGCGAAGCTCGCCATCAGTGGCGTGCCGGACATGCCGGGTGTGGCGGCGAAGATCTTCGGCACCCTGGACGCGCAGAACATCGTGGTGGACCTGATCGTCCAGACGGCCTCGCGCGATGGGAAGACGGACGTGTCCTTCACCGTGGGCAAGACGGACCTGGTCAAGGCCCGCGAGGCCGTGGAGCAGGTGGCCCGGGAGATCAAGGCCGGCGGCGTGGAGACGGACAGCGACGTGGCCAAGATCTCCATCGTGGGCGTGGGCATGCGCAACCACTCGGGCGTGGCGGCGAAGATGTTCCAGGTGCTCTCGCAGGAGGGCATCAACATCCAGGTCATCTCCACGTCGGAGATCAAGGTCTCCTGCCTCGTCCAGTCCAAGTACACCGAGCTGGCCGTGCGCGCGTTGCACACCGCGTTCGGTCTGGACAAGCCCACCACGGTGGGCTGA
- a CDS encoding ComEA family DNA-binding protein, whose amino-acid sequence MNRTGALAVAALGLWGLGVVARVRGPSTEPALDCEPGEVRVVEGIARCGTGEPPSAPQRLLLGQKLDLNRSSEEDLARVPGVGASLARELVRTRARRGPFSSWDEVASVPGVGSARLATLRAATELR is encoded by the coding sequence GTGAACCGCACCGGCGCTCTCGCGGTGGCCGCGCTCGGGCTGTGGGGCCTGGGCGTGGTGGCGCGCGTGCGCGGGCCCTCCACCGAGCCCGCGCTGGACTGTGAGCCGGGTGAGGTGCGGGTGGTGGAGGGCATCGCCCGGTGCGGCACGGGCGAGCCGCCCTCCGCCCCGCAGCGCCTGCTGCTGGGCCAGAAGCTGGATTTGAACCGGAGCTCCGAGGAGGACCTCGCCCGGGTGCCTGGCGTGGGAGCATCCCTGGCGCGCGAGCTGGTGCGGACGCGGGCGCGGCGGGGGCCGTTCTCCTCGTGGGACGAGGTGGCCTCCGTTCCCGGCGTGGGATCGGCCAGGCTGGCGACGCTCCGGGCGGCGACCGAGTTGCGGTAG
- a CDS encoding glycosyltransferase family 2 protein — translation MAELVFWCAAVLLVHTYFFYPLVLFAMDGVAQVAHNLRYMRSGANQRRAQRVGVPPRVSLVVAAYNEASCIQQKLGNSLALNYPAERFEVLIGSDGSSDGTDELVRACTDERVRLSAAPRGGKTSVLNRCIPLAGGDIVVLSDANTMIEPEAIQRLVRHFEDPEVGVVCGQLRLYNPTKAEYEESTYWTYESLIKFYEGKRGAVMGANGGLYAIRRSLFQPLPASTIVDDFVIPLRILEQGYKVVYEPEAVAHEETTEDYDKEFGRRARIAAGNFQSLRMVPRLLSPLVGFPAFAFWSHKLLRWCAPALMALAFLANLFLVNSIFYRFTLMGQVLFYGLALLGKTGALKGSARRVASVAYYFVTMNLAIAVGFWRFLRNSQRAAWDRTARVSS, via the coding sequence ATGGCGGAGCTGGTCTTCTGGTGTGCCGCGGTGCTGCTGGTTCACACCTACTTTTTCTACCCGCTGGTGTTGTTCGCGATGGATGGCGTGGCGCAGGTGGCGCACAACCTGCGCTACATGCGCTCGGGAGCGAACCAGCGCCGCGCGCAGCGGGTGGGCGTGCCGCCCCGGGTGAGCCTGGTGGTGGCGGCCTACAACGAGGCGAGCTGCATCCAGCAGAAGCTGGGCAACAGTCTGGCGTTGAACTACCCGGCCGAGCGCTTCGAGGTGCTGATCGGCTCGGATGGCTCGTCGGACGGGACGGACGAGCTGGTGCGCGCGTGCACCGACGAGCGGGTGCGGCTGTCGGCCGCGCCCCGGGGCGGCAAGACGTCGGTGTTGAACCGGTGCATTCCCCTGGCCGGGGGTGACATCGTGGTGCTCTCGGACGCGAACACGATGATCGAGCCGGAGGCGATTCAACGCCTGGTGCGGCACTTCGAGGACCCCGAGGTGGGGGTGGTGTGCGGGCAGTTGCGGCTCTACAACCCGACGAAGGCCGAGTACGAGGAGAGCACGTACTGGACGTACGAGTCGCTCATCAAGTTCTACGAGGGCAAGCGCGGGGCGGTGATGGGGGCCAACGGTGGGCTGTACGCCATTCGCCGCTCGTTGTTCCAGCCCCTGCCGGCGTCGACGATCGTGGACGACTTCGTGATTCCGCTGCGCATCCTGGAGCAGGGCTACAAGGTCGTCTACGAGCCCGAGGCGGTGGCACACGAGGAGACGACGGAGGACTACGACAAGGAGTTCGGCCGCCGGGCGCGCATCGCGGCGGGCAACTTCCAGAGTCTGCGCATGGTGCCTCGGCTGCTCTCTCCGTTGGTGGGCTTCCCGGCGTTCGCCTTCTGGTCGCACAAGCTGCTGCGCTGGTGCGCGCCCGCGCTCATGGCCCTGGCATTCCTGGCGAACCTCTTCCTGGTGAACAGTATTTTCTACCGGTTCACGCTGATGGGGCAGGTGCTGTTCTACGGGCTGGCGCTGCTGGGGAAGACGGGGGCGCTCAAGGGCTCGGCGCGCCGGGTGGCGTCGGTGGCCTACTACTTCGTGACGATGAACCTGGCGATCGCGGTGGGCTTCTGGCGCTTCCTGCGCAACTCACAGCGCGCCGCCTGGGATCGCACGGCGCGCGTCTCGTCCTGA
- a CDS encoding CHAP domain-containing protein, whose amino-acid sequence MKLGVLLAGLLVCTGCATGSPPGGRLFASNYRYSPLTPPAAPRPIPNDGVDSAPAPTASGDSSSDGDAASPEPRRSPAPDAREKVLAAARGLLGRTKIQLSGRTWPADCTGFVEAVHSRAGVSLRGAAAKGDNGVTAFYRYARAKGRVYTQGTPRPGDLVFFRETYDRNRDGRRNDGLTHVALVDKVEPNGTVVVIHRVKRGVVRYRMNLARPDLKKDPRTGAVLNDMLRVPGASKAPVLTGQLFAAYGSVLPEPRPEAVARR is encoded by the coding sequence ATGAAGCTGGGTGTACTGCTCGCGGGACTGCTGGTGTGCACGGGGTGCGCCACGGGCAGTCCTCCCGGAGGAAGGCTCTTCGCCTCGAACTACCGCTACAGCCCCCTGACGCCCCCCGCGGCGCCCCGGCCCATTCCGAACGATGGGGTCGACTCCGCTCCCGCTCCCACCGCGTCCGGAGACTCCAGCAGCGACGGGGACGCCGCCTCGCCCGAGCCGCGGCGCTCTCCCGCGCCCGATGCACGCGAGAAGGTGCTCGCCGCCGCCCGGGGACTGCTGGGCCGCACGAAGATCCAACTGTCCGGACGCACCTGGCCGGCGGACTGCACCGGCTTCGTCGAGGCCGTGCACTCGCGGGCCGGGGTGTCGCTGCGCGGCGCCGCCGCGAAGGGAGACAACGGGGTCACCGCCTTCTACCGCTACGCGCGCGCCAAGGGCCGGGTGTACACCCAGGGCACGCCGCGGCCAGGAGACCTGGTGTTCTTCCGGGAGACCTATGATCGCAACCGGGATGGCCGGCGCAACGACGGGCTCACCCACGTGGCCCTGGTGGACAAGGTCGAGCCCAATGGCACCGTCGTCGTCATCCACCGGGTGAAGCGGGGCGTGGTGCGCTACCGGATGAACCTCGCCCGGCCCGACCTCAAGAAGGATCCCCGCACCGGAGCGGTGCTCAATGACATGCTGCGCGTGCCAGGGGCCAGCAAGGCGCCGGTGCTCACCGGCCAGCTCTTCGCCGCGTATGGCTCCGTGCTGCCCGAGCCCCGCCCCGAGGCGGTGGCCCGGCGCTGA
- a CDS encoding HEAT repeat domain-containing protein, with protein MRAFRALCLLWLLTGCGLPRAYERARTTDTVEAYREFLRQYPEGDEAEAVEVRIAELEFEEAKRLHSVVAYKRFIEAHPEDSHVRAARALLEGLRFNAARDEGTAAALRQFLGDHPDGAQREEAQRLLKAAELQEASSTRDPARMREYLLEAPDDPRRLEVESRLDDESFARAEGARELFAYLRDFPAGRYREQARVKLLGLEMEGLLFSGLLEEAQARVAAHPLGAKLEDFPARLARARAERAVLLQPDALIRSAQVEHYLRSIEDLSRALVAPDPMDRWQAAQELGQHVSVKVLEPLLEALRSGRNPLIRWRALESLETVLRALPRRVAEYEVAVRLEALREKAGSPELYLRTAVLLDLSGRVGEAAAEYQRAFLPEDPDPVVLRRWMDLREARHQAFSAAVAARQLSLWALRVAREESLSAEGGVPQAAARQLCAAARFARIASETLGRARAANTEFPEDLEGFGVTAAEALKLSEARLADAELLLRQQSPGARTCGDDAVRERLESAVAERRAALRSVGTRLPRLAPVLLEAARARDPSGDIRAEAERLLARPTP; from the coding sequence ATGCGTGCGTTCCGAGCCCTGTGCCTGCTGTGGTTGCTGACTGGTTGTGGACTGCCCCGGGCCTACGAGCGGGCGCGCACCACGGACACGGTGGAGGCGTACCGCGAGTTCCTCCGGCAATACCCCGAGGGGGACGAGGCGGAAGCGGTGGAGGTGCGCATCGCGGAGCTGGAGTTCGAGGAGGCGAAGCGGCTGCACTCGGTGGTGGCCTACAAGCGCTTCATCGAGGCGCATCCGGAGGACTCGCACGTCCGGGCGGCGCGGGCGCTGCTGGAGGGACTGCGCTTCAACGCGGCCAGGGACGAGGGCACGGCGGCGGCGCTGCGCCAGTTCCTGGGGGATCACCCGGACGGGGCCCAGCGCGAGGAGGCGCAGCGGCTGTTGAAGGCGGCGGAGCTCCAGGAGGCGTCCTCGACGAGGGATCCGGCGCGCATGCGGGAGTACCTGCTGGAGGCGCCGGATGATCCCCGGCGGCTGGAGGTGGAGTCGCGCCTGGACGACGAGAGCTTCGCCCGGGCGGAGGGGGCGAGGGAATTGTTCGCCTACCTGCGCGACTTCCCGGCGGGGCGCTACCGGGAGCAGGCCAGGGTGAAGCTGCTGGGCCTGGAGATGGAGGGGCTGCTGTTCTCGGGGCTGTTGGAGGAGGCCCAGGCGCGTGTGGCGGCGCATCCGCTGGGCGCGAAGCTCGAGGACTTCCCGGCGCGCCTGGCGCGGGCCCGGGCCGAGCGCGCGGTCCTGCTCCAGCCGGACGCCCTGATCCGCTCGGCCCAGGTGGAGCACTACCTGCGCTCCATCGAGGACCTGAGCCGGGCGCTGGTGGCGCCGGATCCGATGGACCGCTGGCAGGCGGCGCAGGAGCTGGGACAGCACGTGTCGGTGAAGGTGTTGGAGCCGCTGCTGGAGGCGCTGCGCTCGGGGCGCAACCCCCTCATCCGGTGGCGGGCGCTGGAGAGCCTGGAGACGGTGCTGCGCGCCCTGCCGCGGCGGGTGGCGGAGTACGAGGTGGCGGTGCGGCTGGAGGCGCTGCGCGAGAAGGCGGGCAGCCCGGAGCTGTACCTGCGCACGGCGGTGTTGTTGGACCTGTCGGGGCGGGTGGGCGAGGCGGCGGCGGAGTACCAGCGGGCCTTCCTCCCGGAAGATCCGGATCCGGTGGTGTTGCGGCGGTGGATGGACCTGCGAGAGGCGCGGCACCAGGCGTTCTCGGCGGCGGTGGCGGCGCGGCAGCTCTCGCTGTGGGCCCTGCGCGTGGCGCGTGAGGAGAGCCTGTCGGCGGAGGGCGGAGTGCCGCAGGCGGCGGCGCGGCAGTTGTGCGCGGCGGCTCGCTTCGCGCGCATCGCGTCGGAGACGCTGGGCCGGGCGCGCGCGGCGAACACCGAGTTCCCCGAGGATCTGGAGGGCTTCGGGGTGACGGCGGCGGAGGCGCTCAAGCTGAGCGAGGCGCGGCTGGCGGACGCGGAGTTGCTGTTGCGCCAGCAGTCACCCGGGGCACGCACCTGCGGAGACGACGCGGTGCGTGAGCGCCTGGAGAGCGCCGTCGCCGAGCGCCGCGCGGCGCTGCGTTCGGTGGGCACGCGGCTGCCGCGGCTGGCGCCGGTGCTGCTCGAGGCGGCGAGGGCGCGGGATCCCTCCGGGGACATCCGGGCCGAGGCCGAGCGGCTCCTGGCGCGGCCGACCCCCTGA